In Thermodesulfovibrionales bacterium, the sequence TCGCGCCGATCTTTCACCCTTCGATGAAATATGCAGTCGGCCCGAGGAAGGAGATCGGAATCAGGACGCTCTTCAATATCCTCGGTCCCCTGACCAATCCTGCCGGCGCGAGGAGGCAGATCCTGGGAGTCTTCACGGATAAGCTGACGGATACCCTTGCAACGGTCCTCGGGAACCTCGGCGCTGAAGATATCATGGTCGTGCACGGAGAGGACGGACTCGACGAAATTACGATCTCCGACGGCACAAGGGTTTCGAGGTACAAGGAAGGCACCTTGGATACCTCCTATCTCTCACCCGAGGACTTTGGGGTCAGGAGGGCCGATCTGAGAAGCCTCCTCGGCGGGGACAAAGATGAAAACGCAAGGATTCTGATCTCTGTCCTAGAAGGCGAAAAAGGTCCAAAACGTGATGTGGTGCTCATGAATTCTGCGGCAGCCCTTGTGGTTGCGGGATGGTCAGACAACCTCAGGGACGCCATGCTCATCGCGGCCGATATGATCGACACGGGCAAGGCCTTTGACAAGCTCGAGGAGATCATCAGGGTCTCGAATTCCCTGTAGAAGATCGGGTCGACCCTGATGTTGCAAACACGTAACCTCAACTCTGACAGGAGTCTTTATGATAAAGTCTCACAGCCGTGAATCCCACAAAGACCGCAAGCCCTTCAAGGTAAACTCTCATGGCCCGTCGCGCGGCGACCTCGAACGGGCATTGAAACTGAGGGAAGTCATGGAGGCCCTTTACGAGGCGAACAAGAATGTGCCTGTTATCGTGGAGGGGAAAAAGGACGCTGTGGCCTTGAGGAACCTCGGCCTCGTCGGCGAAATAATAACCCTCCACCGGGGCAACAACCTCTACGAATTTTGTGAAGACATATCGGAGAGCTTTCACAAGGTAATCATCCTTCTCGACTGGGACGACAAGGGCGAAGCCCTCTGTAAGACCCTCAGCACGAACCTGAGGGGACTCTGGGAGGAATTCTCGGGGTTCAGAGAGATCCTGAAGATCCTCTGTCAGAAGGACATCAAGGACGTCGAAGGCATTCCGAAACTCCTGAAAAACCTCGAGGGCGATGAAGCCTATCGGCAGTAAGGGGGAAGACCTCGCCGTTGCCTATCTGAAGAAGAAGGGGTACAGGATCCTTTCGAGGAACTTCAAGGCCCCTGTCGGCGAGATCGACATCATTGCCGAAGACGGGAACACCGTCGTCTTTGCCGAAGTGAAGACGAGAAGGGATACCACCTTCGGCCGTCCCTTTGAGGCGGTCGACTTCAGAAAAAGGGAGAAGATGAGGAAGGTCGCCCTCTGCTATCTCAAGTACTCGGGAAAGGAGATGCCCTCACGATTCGATGTCCTGAGCATCGATATGGATGGCGACAAAAGCAGGATCGAACATATCGTCGATGCCTTC encodes:
- the trpD gene encoding anthranilate phosphoribosyltransferase, with the protein product MIKEGIHLLVQNIDLSEAEMAECMKEIMEGMATDAQISAFLTALRIKGETVDEITGAARVMRKKVTAIKAPEGVLDTCGTGGDMSFTFNISTATAIVVSAAGVPVAKHGNRSVSSKSGSADVLESLGVKIDLPPEKVERSIFETGFGFLFAPIFHPSMKYAVGPRKEIGIRTLFNILGPLTNPAGARRQILGVFTDKLTDTLATVLGNLGAEDIMVVHGEDGLDEITISDGTRVSRYKEGTLDTSYLSPEDFGVRRADLRSLLGGDKDENARILISVLEGEKGPKRDVVLMNSAAALVVAGWSDNLRDAMLIAADMIDTGKAFDKLEEIIRVSNSL
- a CDS encoding toprim domain-containing protein, with product MIKSHSRESHKDRKPFKVNSHGPSRGDLERALKLREVMEALYEANKNVPVIVEGKKDAVALRNLGLVGEIITLHRGNNLYEFCEDISESFHKVIILLDWDDKGEALCKTLSTNLRGLWEEFSGFREILKILCQKDIKDVEGIPKLLKNLEGDEAYRQ
- a CDS encoding YraN family protein — protein: MKPIGSKGEDLAVAYLKKKGYRILSRNFKAPVGEIDIIAEDGNTVVFAEVKTRRDTTFGRPFEAVDFRKREKMRKVALCYLKYSGKEMPSRFDVLSIDMDGDKSRIEHIVDAFE